From Sulfuracidifex tepidarius, one genomic window encodes:
- a CDS encoding DUF2153 domain-containing protein: MENTFLNNLDEWIKMQKNLLATLKDMENKQPTSDMDRLDLVLASRTAFQHMIRTLKAFDQWLQDPMVIRHMPEEMLQDVKNNSWKLLEQLLELDIRHTSQFRELITKLGKDGKLDPLIWARVVAEENQQPQERRSPLSTI; encoded by the coding sequence TTGGAAAATACATTCCTTAATAACTTGGACGAATGGATAAAGATGCAAAAGAACCTTCTAGCAACCCTGAAGGACATGGAGAACAAACAGCCCACGAGCGACATGGACAGGCTAGATTTAGTTTTGGCTTCCAGGACAGCGTTTCAGCACATGATAAGGACTTTGAAGGCCTTCGACCAATGGCTTCAAGATCCTATGGTTATAAGGCATATGCCAGAAGAGATGTTACAAGACGTGAAGAACAATAGCTGGAAGCTTTTGGAACAACTATTGGAGCTCGATATAAGGCATACTAGTCAATTTAGGGAGCTAATAACTAAGCTTGGAAAAGACGGAAAGCTTGATCCGTTAATTTGGGCTCGTGTGGTTGCAGAAGAAAATCAACAGCCACAAGAAAGAAGAAGTCCACTTTCCACTATCTAA
- a CDS encoding orotidine 5'-phosphate decarboxylase / HUMPS family protein yields the protein MKSELFDSLKKGKNLQVALDFIRIEDAIKVAEASVKARASIIEVGTPLVKSCGIEGMRKIKETVGDRIMLADTKTADAGDVEAIVAKEGGANIMTVLGIMDDSTIRSAVQKASELGILVQADLINVENVVSRAKQLKSLGVDIIGLHVGLDVQKTRGITVANMTKEIKEISEMNVIVSVAGGLNKERIQSLIDLPINIFVVGGAITRKSDPYSATAEIVNIINEKRQ from the coding sequence ATGAAGAGCGAGTTATTCGATTCCCTAAAGAAAGGAAAGAACCTTCAAGTAGCGTTGGACTTTATCAGAATTGAGGACGCAATCAAAGTTGCTGAGGCTTCGGTGAAGGCAAGAGCTAGCATAATAGAAGTAGGAACTCCCCTGGTAAAGTCATGCGGAATTGAAGGCATGAGAAAAATCAAAGAAACGGTAGGAGATAGAATTATGCTTGCTGATACTAAGACAGCAGACGCAGGAGATGTGGAAGCAATTGTAGCAAAGGAAGGTGGAGCTAACATCATGACAGTTCTAGGCATAATGGACGATTCTACAATCAGATCTGCAGTACAGAAGGCATCTGAGCTTGGGATATTAGTACAAGCGGACCTGATTAACGTGGAAAACGTAGTCTCAAGAGCGAAACAACTTAAATCCCTTGGCGTTGATATCATAGGACTTCACGTAGGTCTAGATGTACAGAAAACACGAGGTATAACTGTAGCAAACATGACCAAGGAGATCAAGGAAATCTCAGAAATGAATGTGATTGTTTCTGTCGCCGGCGGACTGAACAAGGAAAGGATACAGTCTCTCATAGATTTACCTATAAATATCTTTGTCGTAGGAGGAGCTATCACAAGGAAAAGCGATCCGTACTCTGCTACCGCTGAGATAGTTAACATAATAAATGAGAAAAGACAATAG
- a CDS encoding CTP synthase, giving the protein MAKYIVITGGVLSSVGKGTVAASIGMLLKRRDIKITVVKVDPYINVDAGTMNPYMHGEVFVTEDGSETDLDLGHYERFIGINVTKYNNITAGKVYFEVINKERRGEYLGQTVQIIPHVTREIISMIKKAGEVNNADVVIVEIGGTVGDIESLPFLEAVRQMRLEEEGNLIFVHVALAPYMKVTGELKTKPLQHSVQELRRIGIQPDIIIVRSEVSLDPESKNKIALFTNVKQSLIFSSYDVSTPYEVPLILEGQGLSSKILNLLGLPDGAVKLDDWESFVSSLKDGEKEVNIVLIGKYTKLKDTYMSIREALLHAGAFLHVKPKLMWVESTDIENNDDKLREIMKTADGVIVLPGFGARGTEGKIKAINYVRENDIPFLGICFGFQLAVVEFARNVLGLKDANSTEINPSTPDPVITLLDDQNRATQVGGTMRLGSQKIILKEGSLANKIYGTNIITERHRHRFEVNPKYVDSIQKAGLVISGVSENGLVEFIELPGKRFFIATQAHPEFKSRPMNPSPIYVSFLKASMRDQ; this is encoded by the coding sequence GTGGCAAAGTATATTGTAATAACGGGCGGAGTTCTATCAAGTGTAGGGAAAGGTACAGTAGCTGCTTCAATAGGGATGCTTCTGAAGAGAAGGGACATTAAGATCACTGTAGTCAAGGTTGACCCCTATATAAATGTGGACGCTGGAACGATGAACCCTTACATGCACGGTGAAGTTTTTGTGACAGAGGATGGGTCAGAGACTGACCTTGATTTAGGGCATTATGAGAGGTTCATCGGTATAAATGTAACTAAATACAATAACATAACCGCGGGAAAGGTTTACTTTGAGGTCATAAACAAGGAGAGACGTGGAGAGTATTTAGGCCAGACAGTACAGATCATACCTCATGTAACTAGAGAAATAATATCAATGATAAAGAAAGCTGGGGAGGTTAACAATGCAGACGTTGTCATAGTGGAAATAGGAGGTACTGTAGGAGATATAGAAAGTCTGCCATTTCTAGAGGCCGTGAGGCAAATGAGACTAGAAGAGGAGGGAAACTTGATCTTTGTTCATGTGGCTCTGGCTCCTTACATGAAGGTTACAGGAGAGCTGAAGACAAAGCCGCTACAACACAGCGTCCAAGAATTGAGAAGAATAGGCATACAGCCTGATATCATTATTGTTAGATCTGAGGTATCACTAGACCCTGAAAGCAAGAATAAAATAGCTCTCTTCACAAATGTGAAACAAAGTCTAATATTTTCAAGCTACGATGTTTCAACTCCATATGAGGTTCCGTTAATACTCGAAGGTCAAGGTCTATCATCTAAGATCCTGAACCTTTTGGGACTTCCAGACGGTGCGGTCAAATTAGACGATTGGGAAAGTTTTGTATCGTCATTAAAGGACGGAGAGAAGGAAGTAAACATAGTCTTGATAGGGAAGTACACTAAACTAAAAGACACTTATATGAGCATAAGGGAAGCATTGCTTCACGCAGGGGCTTTCCTGCACGTCAAACCTAAACTCATGTGGGTGGAGTCCACTGACATCGAAAACAACGATGACAAACTGAGAGAGATAATGAAAACCGCTGACGGGGTCATAGTTCTACCAGGCTTTGGTGCAAGGGGAACAGAAGGAAAAATAAAGGCCATTAATTACGTCAGAGAGAACGACATACCTTTTCTCGGGATATGTTTTGGCTTTCAGTTAGCTGTTGTAGAGTTCGCAAGGAATGTTCTAGGGTTAAAGGACGCTAACAGCACTGAGATTAATCCTTCAACTCCAGATCCAGTTATAACGCTTTTAGACGACCAAAACAGAGCTACCCAAGTAGGAGGAACTATGAGACTCGGATCACAAAAAATAATATTAAAGGAAGGCTCATTAGCCAACAAAATTTATGGTACTAACATAATAACTGAAAGGCATAGGCATAGATTCGAGGTTAATCCGAAATACGTTGATTCCATTCAAAAGGCCGGTCTCGTGATATCTGGTGTGAGTGAAAATGGCTTAGTTGAGTTCATAGAGCTTCCAGGAAAGAGATTCTTCATAGCTACACAAGCGCATCCAGAATTTAAAAGTAGACCTATGAACCCTTCGCCTATTTATGTGAGTTTCCTAAAGGCATCTATGAGAGATCAATAA
- a CDS encoding ArsR/SmtB family transcription factor: MELIVKDPEDILKIATSLSVISRINIIKLINNKPMSISELTAELGMSKGNISNHISSLEEAGLIISEYENGIKGIRKIVKSKYERIIIDLS; the protein is encoded by the coding sequence ATGGAATTGATTGTAAAGGATCCAGAGGATATACTGAAGATAGCTACCTCACTTTCAGTTATAAGCAGAATAAATATCATAAAGCTTATCAACAACAAACCTATGAGCATAAGTGAATTGACCGCTGAGTTAGGAATGAGTAAGGGTAATATAAGTAATCATATCTCGAGCTTGGAGGAAGCTGGGTTAATAATAAGCGAATACGAAAATGGAATAAAAGGAATAAGAAAAATAGTAAAATCTAAATATGAAAGAATAATTATTGATCTCTCATAG
- a CDS encoding U6 snRNA-associated Sm-like protein LSm6, whose amino-acid sequence MQAKVENPLKNLRMAINKLVLVKLKDGSEYMGKLEQTDGTMNIVLRDCSEMKEESEDPVASYGRVLIRGSNILFISVDYESIAEKSK is encoded by the coding sequence GTGCAGGCAAAAGTCGAAAATCCATTGAAGAATTTAAGAATGGCAATAAATAAGTTAGTATTAGTAAAACTGAAGGACGGTTCTGAATACATGGGGAAGCTAGAGCAGACCGATGGTACAATGAACATAGTGCTTAGAGATTGCAGCGAAATGAAAGAGGAGAGTGAAGATCCAGTGGCAAGCTACGGGAGAGTTTTGATAAGAGGAAGTAATATATTGTTTATAAGTGTTGATTATGAAAGCATAGCGGAAAAATCGAAGTAA